The following coding sequences lie in one Niabella agricola genomic window:
- a CDS encoding glycoside hydrolase family 172 protein: MMKKIAIVLLMGIWMAGTVCGQTTANDLAALSMMQDGVISKRVSSHDTAGAGNDFIRIADKETRTIFDVKGAGMINHIWITMAPGPEALSRNDVILKMYWDGNTSPSVMAPIGPFFGQGWNESYTYSSLPLSASPVNGKGMVCYFSMPFAKGARIEIENQAGKEISHFYYYVDYVEMDRLPAKAGRFHAWYNKQLTETSKTEGENEWAIFGKPGNNTTGKDNYLIADIKGKGHFVGVNYYVHAPTPMWYGEGNDRIEIDGAKGTVLKGTGTEDYFNTAWCPKSIYEHPYYGYARVNNDIGWMGRTHLYRFNITDPFYFNTSFRFSIEHGHNNVLTLDLASVAYWYQPEAHAVPAIPSKEARQPMPMIDIGDIHRWRNEWRKSKGNDPKLWGNER, translated from the coding sequence ATGATGAAAAAAATTGCAATTGTATTATTAATGGGGATATGGATGGCCGGCACTGTTTGCGGCCAAACAACGGCCAATGACCTGGCCGCGCTTTCGATGATGCAGGACGGCGTGATCTCAAAGCGGGTAAGCAGCCATGATACGGCCGGCGCCGGTAATGATTTTATACGGATCGCTGATAAAGAAACAAGAACCATCTTTGATGTAAAGGGAGCCGGTATGATCAATCATATCTGGATCACGATGGCGCCGGGGCCGGAAGCCCTGAGCCGTAATGATGTGATCCTGAAAATGTACTGGGACGGAAATACATCGCCTTCGGTGATGGCGCCCATCGGGCCTTTCTTCGGACAGGGATGGAATGAATCGTATACCTATAGCTCGCTGCCCTTATCGGCCAGCCCGGTAAACGGCAAGGGAATGGTCTGTTATTTTTCGATGCCTTTTGCAAAAGGGGCCCGCATTGAGATCGAGAACCAGGCCGGCAAGGAGATCAGTCATTTTTACTATTATGTAGATTATGTGGAAATGGACCGGTTGCCTGCAAAAGCCGGGCGGTTTCATGCCTGGTACAATAAGCAGCTGACCGAAACCTCGAAAACCGAAGGTGAAAACGAATGGGCCATTTTTGGAAAGCCGGGAAACAATACGACCGGTAAAGACAATTACCTGATCGCCGATATCAAAGGCAAAGGGCATTTTGTGGGGGTGAATTATTATGTGCATGCGCCCACACCGATGTGGTACGGCGAAGGGAACGACCGCATCGAGATCGATGGGGCAAAGGGTACAGTGCTTAAAGGCACGGGAACGGAAGACTATTTTAATACCGCCTGGTGTCCGAAATCCATTTATGAACATCCGTATTACGGGTATGCAAGGGTGAATAATGATATTGGCTGGATGGGCCGGACGCACCTGTACCGGTTCAATATCACTGATCCTTTCTATTTTAATACGTCCTTCCGTTTTTCGATCGAACACGGGCATAACAATGTATTGACGTTGGATCTGGCCAGCGTGGCTTACTGGTATCAGCCGGAGGCGCATGCGGTTCCTGCCATTCCTTCAAAAGAGGCCCGGCAGCCGATGCCGATGATCGATATTGGTGACATTCACCGCTGGCGCAACGAGTGGCGCAAAAGCAAGGGTAATGATCCGAAATTATGGGGGAATGAGCGTTGA
- a CDS encoding glycoside hydrolase family 172 protein: MKKNLILLILLAGALQLAAQDLMGLTAIKQGVKTKRVSSYDRSGDNHDNLKDIKPGEKRTIFNVEGAGIIDHIWMTLSPEPNVLSRNDVLLRMYWDGNTYPSVEAPVGPFFGQGWNEAYLFTSAALAATPTNGNGLVSYFAMPFAKGARIEIENQTGRNISALYFYIDYQEMKALPPQTGRFHAWYNKQLTVPVDSVENEHWMFGGNPPNKNGEENYMIADIKGRGHFVGVNYYVQAPTPYWYGEGDDMWFIDGDTLPTMNGTGTEDYFNTSWGAPKAPYSSPYFGYAKVNEDIGFLGRTHIYRFHIADPVYFDQSLRFSIEHGSNNVLTLDLASVAYWYQDVAARIPPIPDAAARRPMPLIGPVDIHRWRNEWRKSKGNDTRLWR; this comes from the coding sequence ATGAAAAAAAATCTCATCCTGCTCATCCTGCTGGCCGGTGCGCTGCAATTGGCCGCACAGGACCTGATGGGCCTGACCGCCATAAAGCAGGGCGTAAAAACGAAGCGGGTCAGCAGTTACGACCGGTCTGGAGATAATCATGATAACCTGAAGGATATAAAGCCCGGGGAAAAACGGACGATCTTTAATGTGGAAGGCGCTGGGATCATTGATCATATCTGGATGACGCTTTCGCCGGAGCCAAATGTGCTCAGCCGGAATGATGTGCTCCTCCGGATGTACTGGGATGGTAATACATATCCGTCTGTGGAAGCGCCGGTTGGGCCATTCTTCGGGCAGGGGTGGAACGAAGCGTACCTGTTTACATCGGCAGCGCTGGCCGCTACACCTACGAATGGAAACGGGCTGGTAAGTTATTTTGCCATGCCCTTTGCAAAGGGCGCCCGTATCGAAATTGAAAACCAGACCGGCCGCAATATCAGTGCCCTGTATTTTTACATCGATTACCAGGAAATGAAAGCCTTACCTCCGCAAACGGGCCGGTTTCATGCCTGGTATAATAAGCAGCTGACCGTGCCGGTGGATAGCGTGGAAAATGAACACTGGATGTTTGGTGGCAACCCGCCTAATAAAAACGGTGAGGAAAATTATATGATTGCGGATATAAAAGGCAGGGGGCATTTTGTGGGCGTTAATTATTATGTGCAGGCGCCCACGCCTTACTGGTACGGTGAGGGCGATGATATGTGGTTTATAGACGGCGATACCTTGCCAACGATGAATGGTACCGGTACTGAAGATTATTTTAATACTTCGTGGGGAGCACCGAAAGCGCCCTATTCCTCGCCTTATTTTGGCTATGCAAAAGTGAATGAGGATATCGGGTTCCTGGGCCGCACCCATATCTACCGGTTTCATATCGCCGACCCGGTTTACTTCGACCAGTCGTTGCGGTTTTCCATCGAGCATGGGAGCAATAATGTGCTAACGCTGGACCTGGCCAGTGTGGCTTACTGGTACCAGGATGTGGCCGCCCGTATACCGCCCATACCGGATGCGGCAGCACGCCGGCCGATGCCGCTGATCGGTCCTGTTGATATCCACCGCTGGCGGAATGAATGGCGGAAAAGCAAGGGGAATGATACCCGCCTATGGCGGTAA
- the hisD gene encoding histidinol dehydrogenase: MARFIKQGKAVTELQQEHSNVKGTVEAMIRSIESGGDEAVRAYAERLDQWTPASFRLSADQIQAIVDRTPQQVKDDILFAQQQIRFFAMQQRNTLLDLEVETLPGVFLGHKNIPVNSVGCYVPGGRYPMVASAHMSVLTAKVAGVQRVIACTPPILGKIPEATVCAMHFAGADEIYILGGVQALCAMAIGTDSIPGVDMIVGPGNAYVAEAKRQLFGRVGIDLLAGPTEVLVIADETADAEMVACDLLGQAEHGPTSPAALITTSESLAQETLVEIERQLKTLSTADLAGAAWRDYGSVIIVSDIAEAVAEADKLAYEHVEVLTADPSYFLEHMTNYGALFLGPETNVAYGDKVIGTNHTLPTMKAARYTGGLWVGKFIKTCTYQRCTPEASAKIGMYAERLCELEGFAGHKRQANLRVKRYYQK, from the coding sequence ATGGCGCGTTTTATCAAACAGGGGAAGGCTGTAACCGAATTGCAGCAGGAGCATTCGAACGTAAAAGGAACCGTGGAAGCGATGATCCGGAGTATTGAATCCGGTGGGGATGAGGCCGTACGTGCGTATGCGGAGCGGCTGGATCAATGGACACCGGCATCCTTCCGGCTTTCAGCTGACCAGATACAAGCCATTGTAGACCGCACACCGCAGCAGGTAAAGGACGATATCCTTTTTGCGCAGCAGCAGATCCGTTTTTTTGCAATGCAGCAGCGCAATACGTTGCTGGACCTGGAAGTGGAAACGCTTCCGGGTGTATTTTTAGGACATAAGAACATTCCCGTGAACAGTGTGGGATGTTATGTTCCGGGTGGCCGGTATCCGATGGTGGCCTCGGCACATATGAGTGTGCTGACCGCCAAAGTAGCGGGTGTACAAAGGGTGATTGCCTGCACGCCACCCATACTGGGAAAGATACCGGAGGCTACGGTTTGTGCCATGCATTTTGCCGGCGCAGATGAGATTTATATACTGGGAGGAGTACAGGCACTTTGTGCGATGGCCATTGGTACGGATTCCATCCCGGGTGTGGACATGATCGTTGGGCCGGGCAATGCCTATGTGGCAGAGGCTAAGCGGCAACTTTTCGGAAGGGTAGGGATCGATCTGCTGGCGGGTCCAACGGAAGTGCTGGTGATTGCGGATGAAACAGCGGATGCCGAGATGGTTGCCTGCGACCTGCTGGGACAGGCAGAGCATGGTCCTACTTCCCCGGCGGCGCTGATCACTACCTCCGAAAGCCTGGCACAGGAAACCCTCGTTGAAATAGAACGCCAACTGAAAACCTTGTCCACAGCAGATCTTGCGGGAGCGGCCTGGAGGGACTACGGATCGGTGATCATAGTGAGCGATATCGCGGAGGCGGTTGCGGAAGCAGACAAGCTGGCCTATGAACATGTAGAGGTGCTTACGGCCGATCCTTCTTATTTCCTGGAACACATGACTAATTATGGTGCCCTGTTCCTGGGTCCCGAAACCAATGTGGCGTATGGCGACAAGGTCATCGGCACCAATCATACCCTGCCTACCATGAAGGCAGCACGCTATACCGGCGGACTGTGGGTAGGTAAATTTATAAAAACCTGTACCTATCAGCGTTGCACCCCGGAGGCCAGCGCCAAAATAGGTATGTATGCCGAACGTCTTTGTGAACTGGAAGGTTTTGCCGGGCATAAACGGCAGGCCAACCTGCGGGTAAAGCGCTATTACCAAAAATGA